A region of Cucumis melo cultivar AY chromosome 2, USDA_Cmelo_AY_1.0, whole genome shotgun sequence DNA encodes the following proteins:
- the LOC103492346 gene encoding uncharacterized protein LOC103492346 isoform X2: protein MVMSSKFEFTSSSPDRPLHSSGQRGAHMAVPLDRSGSFRELENPNLSTLPNMSRSASAVSQGEVLNFLQCLHFGRKLVATDEKSNRQGDFSRQLQLALSMSPDDSPSSSSKGKLPSVMPEEIKRMKVSLRECSIKARERLKLFNEALSVFNKFFPSVPSKKRSRLEGYNNERSNFILSGERSARGQAGKLGNQSHAIPGVFEHEMQKSEERIKNALTNKRTRTSLVDARGMDVRNNPPVRPSGAADRERDALRLANSGAVPGEDRSLSIGVDGWEKSKMKKKRSVIKPDASSSSQSTKPVDSYDEVKQQLQQRPVSDARSRINKDNHGFRPGVANGASAVGKSDGVAQQNSLGIRSSMSRSDLDGNSLVNDRRDNSIGSDKERVNLRGVNKSNVRDEFVSTSPTSNAKVNPSVRAPRSSSGIAPKFSPIVHRAVASNDWDMSNCTNKSISAVGVSNRKRMISMRSSSPPVSHWASHRPQKISRSARRTNLGPIVSSNDDNPLDSTSDVVGNDTGLGFGRRMSSSSPQQVKIKGEPLSSAAQSESEESGAVEIKSREKTRKSEDLDDKSEQGVQKVPALVLPTRKNKSVDEDIGDGVRRQGRTGRAFTSTRSLMPITVEKIDVVGTAKQLRSARLGFDKVERKFTDRKAYKRQKHSAMNVGTDFLVGSDHGHEELLAAANAVTNPGRTFFSPFWRQMEQFFRFISEADITHLRKQGDLEGAASRPKIVSDKNAYNISQDNFEHIEKEASKVPLEHIIQESKDHTVIPLYQRLLASLIPEEVADNESEDTQFDRYRMPELDEHYKPNKLSHEISPSSQFSGHSANDDYNMRRGSGSDQYMPETDRQGIPNSVRNSLNGLISNQALMPGMACSEFQYDDMPLNEKLLLEIQSIGIFPDSVPEMLQIEEEEITNDIRQLEEKKNELVSRKNSLLHKLLQSALGTKQLQEKEFERLAMDKLVAMAYEKYMACKASNASSGKNSNNKMAKQAALAFVKRTLNRCHKFEDTGKSFFSEPSFREMYSSWSVNPNGERQSDPVEGESEKSYASIQSLDARVSALAGSQNSPSHFSQNLENHDVTSGNVLPPANHQAERTTGREELWSNRVKKRELLLDDVGNAGAPSVIGSCISSSAKGKRSERDRDGKGHNREVSSRNGTKIGRPGLSNTKGERKTKTKPKHKTAQLSISVNGLLGKMTEQPKSTLSPLPKSSTSNVGSKEKDQFGLDGLDDPDSIDLSNLQLPGMDVLGVPDDLDGQGQDLGSWLNIDEDGLQDQDFMGLEIPMDDLSDLNMMV, encoded by the exons ATAGACCATTACACTCTAGTGGGCAACGTGGAGCCCACATGGCCGTTCCACTGGACAGATCTGGTAGCTTTCGTGAGTTGGAGAATCCAAATTTATCTACTCTTCCAAATATGTCAAGAAGTGCTTCTGCTGTTTCACAAGGGGAAGTTTTAAATTTCTTGCAATGCTTGCATTTTGGTCGAAAGTTGGTTGCTACAGATGAAAAGTCTAATCGTCAAGGGGACTTTAGCAGACAGTTACAACTTGCTCTTAGTATGTCACCGGATGATTCTCCATCTAGTTCTTCAAAAGGTAAATTGCCATCTGTGATGCCAGAAGAAATCAAGCGGATGAAGGTTAGCCTACGTGAGTGCTCTATCAAAGCCAG gGAACGCTTAAAACTTTTCAATGAAGCCTTATCTGTATTTAATAAGTTCTTCCCAAGTGTACCATCAAAAAAGAGATCCCGGTTAGAAGGTTATAACAATGAGCGGTCCAATTTCATTTTATCTGGTGAGCGGTCAGCTAGGGGGCAAGCTGGTAAGTTAGGAAATCAGAGTCATGCAATCCCTGGTGTTTTTGAGCATGAGATGCAGAAATCTGAAGAACGAATAAAAAATGCTTTGACGAATAAACGCACAAGAACTTCATTGGTGGATGCAAGGGGG ATGGATGTTCGTAATAATCCTCCTGTGAGACCATCTGGAGCTGCAGATAGGGAAAGAGATGCACTAAGGCTTGCTAATAGTGGTGCTGTTCCAGGTGAAGATAGGAGTTTATCAATTGGCGTCGATGGTTGGGAGAAGtcaaaaatgaagaaaaagcgATCTGTAATAAAGCCAGATGCCTCTTCAAGCAGTCAATCGACAAAACCAGTGGATAGCTATGATGAAGTTAAACAACAATTGCAGCAAAGACCTGTCTCTGATGCTCGATCGCGAATAAATAAAGATAACCATGGGTTTAG GCCAGGGGTTGCTAATGGAGCTTCTGCTGTTGGAAAATCTGATGGTGTTGCCCAACAAAATAGCTTGGGTATTCGTTCATCCATGTCCAGGAGTGACTTGGACGGCAATTCCCTTGTCAATGACAGGAGAGATAATTCTATTGGTTCAGACAAAGAAAGAGTGAACCTTCGGGGTGTTAATAA GTCAAATGTCCGGGACGAATTTGTTTCAACTAGTCCTACATCAAATGCTAAAGTTAATCCATCTGTTCGAGCTCCACGGTCCAGTTCAGGCATCGCTCCAAAATTTTCTCCAATTGTTCATAGAGCAGTTGCTTCTAATGATTGGGATATGTCAAATTGCACAAATAAGTCTATTTCTGCTGTTGGTGTGAGCAATCGGAAACGTATGATATCAATGCGGTCCTCATCCCCTCCAGTTTCCCATTGGGCAAGCCACAGACCACAGAAGATCTCCCGCTCTGCAAGGAGGACCAATCTGGGTCCGATAGTTTCAAGCAATGATGACAACCCTTTGGATAGCACATCTGATGTTGTGGGCAATGATACTGGCTTGGGATTTGGTAGACGCATGTCTAGTAGTTCTCCACAGCAGGTGAAAATAAAAGGTGAACCATTATCCTCAGCTGCTCAATCTGAAAGCGAGGAATCTGGGGCTGTTGAAATCAAATCTAGAGAAAAGACACGAAAGTCGGAAGATTTAGACGATAAATCTGAACAAGGTGTTCAAAAGGTACCTGCTTTAGTTCTGCCTACTAGGAAGAATAAGTCGGTTGATGAAGATATTGGAGATGGGGTTCGGAGACAAGGAAGGACTGGCCGTGCTTTTACTTCCACTAGATCTCTCATGCCAATAACAGTTGAGAAGATTGATGTTGTAGGAACTGCAAAACAGCTTAGAAGTGCCAGACTTGGATTTGATAAAGTTGAAAG GAAATTTACTGATCGCAAGGCATATAAACGTCAAAAGCATTCAGCAATGAATGTGGGGACAGATTTTCTTG TTGGATCAGATCATGGGCATGAAGAACTATTGGCTGCTGCTAATGCTGTTACAAATCCTG GCCGCACTTTTTTCAGCCCATTTTGGAGACAGATGGAGCAATTCTTTCGTTTTATATCTGAAGCAGATATTACACACTTAAGAAAACAA GGTGACCTTGAAGGTGCTGCATCACGGCCAAAAATTGTCTCAGACAAGAACGCTTACAACATTAGTCAGGATAATTTTGAGCACATTGAAAAGGAAGCAAGCAAAGTTCCTTTAGAACATATAATTCAAGAGTCGAAAGATCATACTGTAATTCCTTTATACCAGAGACTCTTGGCCTCGTTAATTCCAGAGGAGGTGGCTGACAACGAAAGTGAAGACACCCAGTTTGATAGATACAGAATGCCCGAGTTAGATGAACATTATAAGCCAAACAAATTGAGTCATGAAATTTCACCTAGTTCTCAGTTTTCTGGGCATTCTGCTAATGATGATTATAACATGAGAAGAGGATCCGGATCAGATCAATATATGCCTGAAACAGATAGACAGGGCATTCCAAATTCTGTGAGGAATTCCCTAAATGGCTTGATCTCCAATCAAGCTTTGATGCCTGGAATGGCCTGTTCAGAGTTTCAGTATGATGACATGCCGTTAAATGAGAAACTTCTCTTGGAGATTCAAAGTATTGGAATCTTCCCAGATTCGGTG CCTGAAATGTTACAGATAGAGGAGGAGGAGATCACTAACGACATACGTCAGttggaagagaagaagaatgaGTTG GTTTCAAGAAAGAACTCTTTGCTCCACAAACTGTTGCAGTCTGCCCTGGGCACAAAGCAGCTTCAAGAAAA AGAGTTTGAAAGGCTTGCCATGGATAAACTTGTTGCAATGGCCTACGAGAAGTATATG GCTTGCAAAGCTTCTAATGCGTCTAGTGGAAAGAATTCCAATAACAAAATGGCAAAGCAAGCTGCCTTGGCATTTGTTAAGAGAACATTGAACCGATGTCATAAATTTGAGGACACAGGAAAGAGCTTCTTCAGTGAGCCTTCATTTAGAGAGATGTATTCTTCCTGGTCTGTCAATCCCAATGGTGAAAGACAATCAGATCCTGTGGAGGGTGAGTCAGAGAAATCATATGCCTCCATTCAATCTCTGGATGCCAGAGTCTCAG CTTTGGCAGGCTCACAGAATAGCCCTTCACACTTTAGTCAGAATCTGGAAAACCACGATGTTACCTCTGGCAATGTGCTTCCACCTGCTAATCACCAAGCTGAGAGAACAACCGGAAGAGAAGAATTATGGTCAAACAGGGTGAAAAAGAGAGAACTGTTGCTTGATGATGTCGGTAATGCAGGTGCCCCATCAGTCATTGGGAGTTGTATTTCAAGCAGTGCAAAAGGGAAGAGGAGTGAAAGGGATAGAGATGGTAAAGGGCATAACAGAGAGGTGTCATCTAGAAATGGAACTAAAATTGGTAGGCCAGGATTATCAAATACTAAAGGGGAAAGAAAAACTAAGACAAAGCCTAAGCACAAAACTGCCCAGTTATCAATTTCTGTTAATGGCCTTCTAGGCAAGATGACAGAGCAGCCAAAATCGACATTGTCTCCTCTACCAAAATCAAGTACTTCAAATGTTGgttcaaaagaaaaagatcaatTTGGCTTGGATGGACTTGATGACCCCGACTCAATAGATTTATCTAATCTTCAATTACCAGGAATGGATGTATTAGGTGTTCCTGATGATCTTGATGGCCAGGGTCAGGATCTGGGTTCATGGTTAAATATTGATGAGGATGGTTTACAAGATCAAGACTTCATGGGCCTTGAGATTCCAATGGATGACCTCTCAGATTTAAATATGATGGTTTGA
- the LOC103492346 gene encoding uncharacterized protein LOC103492346 isoform X3, with amino-acid sequence MVMSSKFEFTSSSPDRPLHSSGQRGAHMAVPLDRSGSFRELENPNLSTLPNMSRSASAVSQGEVLNFLQCLHFGRKLVATDEKSNRQGDFSRQLQLALSMSPDDSPSSSSKGKLPSVMPEEIKRMKVSLRECSIKARERLKLFNEALSVFNKFFPSVPSKKRSRLEGYNNERSNFILSGERSARGQAGKLGNQSHAIPGVFEHEMQKSEERIKNALTNKRTRTSLVDARGMDVRNNPPVRPSGAADRERDALRLANSGAVPGEDRSLSIGVDGWEKSKMKKKRSVIKPDASSSSQSTKPVDSYDEVKQQLQQRPVSDARSRINKDNHGFRPGVANGASAVGKSDGVAQQNSLGIRSSMSRSDLDGNSLVNDRRDNSIGSDKERVNLRGVNKSNVRDEFVSTSPTSNAKVNPSVRAPRSSSGIAPKFSPIVHRAVASNDWDMSNCTNKSISAVGVSNRKRMISMRSSSPPVSHWASHRPQKISRSARRTNLGPIVSSNDDNPLDSTSDVVGNDTGLGFGRRMSSSSPQQVKIKGEPLSSAAQSESEESGAVEIKSREKTRKSEDLDDKSEQGVQKVPALVLPTRKNKSVDEDIGDGVRRQGRTGRAFTSTRSLMPITVEKIDVVGTAKQLRSARLGFDKVESKAGRPPTRKFTDRKAYKRQKHSAMNVGTDFLVGSDHGHEELLAAANAVTNPGRTFFSPFWRQMEQFFRFISEADITHLRKQGDLEGAASRPKIVSDKNAYNISQDNFEHIEKEASKVPLEHIIQESKDHTVIPLYQRLLASLIPEEVADNESEDTQFDRYRMPELDEHYKPNKLSHEISPSSQFSGHSANDDYNMRRGSGSDQYMPETDRQGIPNSVRNSLNGLISNQALMPGMACSEFQYDDMPLNEKLLLEIQSIGIFPDSVPEMLQIEEEEITNDIRQLEEKKNELVSRKNSLLHKLLQSALGTKQLQEKEFERLAMDKLVAMAYEKYMACKASNASSGKNSNNKMAKQAALAFVKRTLNRCHKFEDTGKSFFSEPSFREMYSSWSVNPNGERQSDPVEALAGSQNSPSHFSQNLENHDVTSGNVLPPANHQAERTTGREELWSNRVKKRELLLDDVGNAGAPSVIGSCISSSAKGKRSERDRDGKGHNREVSSRNGTKIGRPGLSNTKGERKTKTKPKHKTAQLSISVNGLLGKMTEQPKSTLSPLPKSSTSNVGSKEKDQFGLDGLDDPDSIDLSNLQLPGMDVLGVPDDLDGQGQDLGSWLNIDEDGLQDQDFMGLEIPMDDLSDLNMMV; translated from the exons ATAGACCATTACACTCTAGTGGGCAACGTGGAGCCCACATGGCCGTTCCACTGGACAGATCTGGTAGCTTTCGTGAGTTGGAGAATCCAAATTTATCTACTCTTCCAAATATGTCAAGAAGTGCTTCTGCTGTTTCACAAGGGGAAGTTTTAAATTTCTTGCAATGCTTGCATTTTGGTCGAAAGTTGGTTGCTACAGATGAAAAGTCTAATCGTCAAGGGGACTTTAGCAGACAGTTACAACTTGCTCTTAGTATGTCACCGGATGATTCTCCATCTAGTTCTTCAAAAGGTAAATTGCCATCTGTGATGCCAGAAGAAATCAAGCGGATGAAGGTTAGCCTACGTGAGTGCTCTATCAAAGCCAG gGAACGCTTAAAACTTTTCAATGAAGCCTTATCTGTATTTAATAAGTTCTTCCCAAGTGTACCATCAAAAAAGAGATCCCGGTTAGAAGGTTATAACAATGAGCGGTCCAATTTCATTTTATCTGGTGAGCGGTCAGCTAGGGGGCAAGCTGGTAAGTTAGGAAATCAGAGTCATGCAATCCCTGGTGTTTTTGAGCATGAGATGCAGAAATCTGAAGAACGAATAAAAAATGCTTTGACGAATAAACGCACAAGAACTTCATTGGTGGATGCAAGGGGG ATGGATGTTCGTAATAATCCTCCTGTGAGACCATCTGGAGCTGCAGATAGGGAAAGAGATGCACTAAGGCTTGCTAATAGTGGTGCTGTTCCAGGTGAAGATAGGAGTTTATCAATTGGCGTCGATGGTTGGGAGAAGtcaaaaatgaagaaaaagcgATCTGTAATAAAGCCAGATGCCTCTTCAAGCAGTCAATCGACAAAACCAGTGGATAGCTATGATGAAGTTAAACAACAATTGCAGCAAAGACCTGTCTCTGATGCTCGATCGCGAATAAATAAAGATAACCATGGGTTTAG GCCAGGGGTTGCTAATGGAGCTTCTGCTGTTGGAAAATCTGATGGTGTTGCCCAACAAAATAGCTTGGGTATTCGTTCATCCATGTCCAGGAGTGACTTGGACGGCAATTCCCTTGTCAATGACAGGAGAGATAATTCTATTGGTTCAGACAAAGAAAGAGTGAACCTTCGGGGTGTTAATAA GTCAAATGTCCGGGACGAATTTGTTTCAACTAGTCCTACATCAAATGCTAAAGTTAATCCATCTGTTCGAGCTCCACGGTCCAGTTCAGGCATCGCTCCAAAATTTTCTCCAATTGTTCATAGAGCAGTTGCTTCTAATGATTGGGATATGTCAAATTGCACAAATAAGTCTATTTCTGCTGTTGGTGTGAGCAATCGGAAACGTATGATATCAATGCGGTCCTCATCCCCTCCAGTTTCCCATTGGGCAAGCCACAGACCACAGAAGATCTCCCGCTCTGCAAGGAGGACCAATCTGGGTCCGATAGTTTCAAGCAATGATGACAACCCTTTGGATAGCACATCTGATGTTGTGGGCAATGATACTGGCTTGGGATTTGGTAGACGCATGTCTAGTAGTTCTCCACAGCAGGTGAAAATAAAAGGTGAACCATTATCCTCAGCTGCTCAATCTGAAAGCGAGGAATCTGGGGCTGTTGAAATCAAATCTAGAGAAAAGACACGAAAGTCGGAAGATTTAGACGATAAATCTGAACAAGGTGTTCAAAAGGTACCTGCTTTAGTTCTGCCTACTAGGAAGAATAAGTCGGTTGATGAAGATATTGGAGATGGGGTTCGGAGACAAGGAAGGACTGGCCGTGCTTTTACTTCCACTAGATCTCTCATGCCAATAACAGTTGAGAAGATTGATGTTGTAGGAACTGCAAAACAGCTTAGAAGTGCCAGACTTGGATTTGATAAAGTTGAAAG CAAGGCAGGTCGTCCACCTACTAGGAAATTTACTGATCGCAAGGCATATAAACGTCAAAAGCATTCAGCAATGAATGTGGGGACAGATTTTCTTG TTGGATCAGATCATGGGCATGAAGAACTATTGGCTGCTGCTAATGCTGTTACAAATCCTG GCCGCACTTTTTTCAGCCCATTTTGGAGACAGATGGAGCAATTCTTTCGTTTTATATCTGAAGCAGATATTACACACTTAAGAAAACAA GGTGACCTTGAAGGTGCTGCATCACGGCCAAAAATTGTCTCAGACAAGAACGCTTACAACATTAGTCAGGATAATTTTGAGCACATTGAAAAGGAAGCAAGCAAAGTTCCTTTAGAACATATAATTCAAGAGTCGAAAGATCATACTGTAATTCCTTTATACCAGAGACTCTTGGCCTCGTTAATTCCAGAGGAGGTGGCTGACAACGAAAGTGAAGACACCCAGTTTGATAGATACAGAATGCCCGAGTTAGATGAACATTATAAGCCAAACAAATTGAGTCATGAAATTTCACCTAGTTCTCAGTTTTCTGGGCATTCTGCTAATGATGATTATAACATGAGAAGAGGATCCGGATCAGATCAATATATGCCTGAAACAGATAGACAGGGCATTCCAAATTCTGTGAGGAATTCCCTAAATGGCTTGATCTCCAATCAAGCTTTGATGCCTGGAATGGCCTGTTCAGAGTTTCAGTATGATGACATGCCGTTAAATGAGAAACTTCTCTTGGAGATTCAAAGTATTGGAATCTTCCCAGATTCGGTG CCTGAAATGTTACAGATAGAGGAGGAGGAGATCACTAACGACATACGTCAGttggaagagaagaagaatgaGTTG GTTTCAAGAAAGAACTCTTTGCTCCACAAACTGTTGCAGTCTGCCCTGGGCACAAAGCAGCTTCAAGAAAA AGAGTTTGAAAGGCTTGCCATGGATAAACTTGTTGCAATGGCCTACGAGAAGTATATG GCTTGCAAAGCTTCTAATGCGTCTAGTGGAAAGAATTCCAATAACAAAATGGCAAAGCAAGCTGCCTTGGCATTTGTTAAGAGAACATTGAACCGATGTCATAAATTTGAGGACACAGGAAAGAGCTTCTTCAGTGAGCCTTCATTTAGAGAGATGTATTCTTCCTGGTCTGTCAATCCCAATGGTGAAAGACAATCAGATCCTGTGGAGG CTTTGGCAGGCTCACAGAATAGCCCTTCACACTTTAGTCAGAATCTGGAAAACCACGATGTTACCTCTGGCAATGTGCTTCCACCTGCTAATCACCAAGCTGAGAGAACAACCGGAAGAGAAGAATTATGGTCAAACAGGGTGAAAAAGAGAGAACTGTTGCTTGATGATGTCGGTAATGCAGGTGCCCCATCAGTCATTGGGAGTTGTATTTCAAGCAGTGCAAAAGGGAAGAGGAGTGAAAGGGATAGAGATGGTAAAGGGCATAACAGAGAGGTGTCATCTAGAAATGGAACTAAAATTGGTAGGCCAGGATTATCAAATACTAAAGGGGAAAGAAAAACTAAGACAAAGCCTAAGCACAAAACTGCCCAGTTATCAATTTCTGTTAATGGCCTTCTAGGCAAGATGACAGAGCAGCCAAAATCGACATTGTCTCCTCTACCAAAATCAAGTACTTCAAATGTTGgttcaaaagaaaaagatcaatTTGGCTTGGATGGACTTGATGACCCCGACTCAATAGATTTATCTAATCTTCAATTACCAGGAATGGATGTATTAGGTGTTCCTGATGATCTTGATGGCCAGGGTCAGGATCTGGGTTCATGGTTAAATATTGATGAGGATGGTTTACAAGATCAAGACTTCATGGGCCTTGAGATTCCAATGGATGACCTCTCAGATTTAAATATGATGGTTTGA